Proteins co-encoded in one Halorussus lipolyticus genomic window:
- a CDS encoding DUF3194 domain-containing protein encodes MPTDDEVVQTAAEAAEGLILSRLSNSAVKDLDVTVSFEDGVLDVDVYLNAPEADDEEQIAEDAALTARSAVDELFADAED; translated from the coding sequence ATGCCGACTGACGACGAAGTGGTTCAGACGGCCGCCGAGGCCGCCGAAGGCCTCATCTTGTCTCGGCTTTCGAACTCGGCGGTCAAGGACCTCGACGTGACGGTCTCGTTCGAGGACGGCGTCCTCGACGTGGACGTCTACCTCAACGCGCCCGAGGCCGACGACGAGGAGCAAATCGCCGAGGACGCGGCCCTCACCGCGCGCTCGGCGGTGGACGAACTATTCGCCGACGCCGAGGACTGA
- a CDS encoding prefoldin subunit beta produces the protein MQGNLPPEAQEKLEELQDLQETAQQVAAQKNQAETQLNEAETALDELDGIDEDTTMYREVGELLVKTGYDEAQDDLDEKVDSLEIRVETLEKQEERVQEQFESLQSELQEMLGGGGGPGGPQGPGMGGGPGGA, from the coding sequence ATGCAGGGTAATCTGCCACCGGAAGCACAAGAGAAACTCGAGGAGCTACAGGACCTTCAGGAGACGGCCCAACAGGTCGCCGCCCAGAAGAATCAGGCCGAAACTCAGCTCAACGAGGCCGAGACGGCGCTCGACGAACTCGACGGCATCGACGAGGACACCACGATGTACCGAGAAGTCGGCGAACTCCTCGTCAAGACCGGCTACGACGAGGCCCAAGACGACCTCGACGAGAAGGTAGACAGTCTCGAAATCCGCGTCGAGACCCTCGAAAAGCAGGAGGAGCGCGTCCAAGAGCAGTTCGAGAGCCTCCAGTCCGAGCTTCAGGAGATGCTCGGCGGCGGTGGCGGCCCCGGCGGCCCGCAGGGTCCCGGCATGGGCGGCGGCCCCGGCGGCGCATAA
- a CDS encoding KEOPS complex subunit Pcc1, producing the protein MGHEPTGQPRPHDAVLRFEYDSPARARTVASAVAQEVGEIDGDRSSATVECEAEAVVVRVVADDLVALRAGCNTWGSLVEVAERTSGLA; encoded by the coding sequence CGAACCGACCGGACAGCCTCGCCCTCACGATGCGGTCCTTAGATTCGAATACGACTCGCCTGCGCGCGCGAGGACCGTCGCCAGCGCCGTCGCCCAAGAGGTCGGCGAAATCGACGGCGACCGGTCGTCCGCGACGGTCGAGTGCGAGGCCGAGGCCGTCGTGGTCCGCGTCGTCGCCGACGACCTCGTGGCCCTCCGCGCGGGGTGTAACACGTGGGGGTCGCTGGTCGAAGTCGCCGAGCGAACGTCCGGACTGGCGTGA